In one window of Arachis ipaensis cultivar K30076 chromosome B06, Araip1.1, whole genome shotgun sequence DNA:
- the LOC107648277 gene encoding WD repeat-containing protein LWD2-like gives MDSIEVELSIESQSDKMQAAGVHSYVAEWPISCLAWSVRRDKAPRLAIGSYLEDYTNKVELIHFNYHTFNFTTDPRLVLDHPYAPTNLMFFPSDNDTNPDLLATSGDNLRLWQIHHDHIQLKSLLIGNKVSDHSAITSFDWAGFDPRLVATSSVDTTCTIWDIERESMNAQLVAHDKEVYDISWGGLNVFASVSGDGSVRVFDLRDKEKSTIIYENPVQDCPLLRLEWNKADPRFMATVGMNSSKVVVMDIRQPTTPFMELSKHRMSVNGVSWSPDIGRHLCSVGDDSTALIWEVMETGVQGGCCDVEPLMWYGSTAEINHVCWSPMQWDWIALTFLNNLQLLKV, from the coding sequence ATGGATTCAATAGAAGTAGAGTTGAGCATTGAAAGCCAATCAGATAAAATGCAAGCAGCGGGCGTTCACAGCTACGTTGCAGAGTGGCCAATTTCCTGTCTAGCATGGTCAGTCCGCCGTGACAAAGCCCCGCGCCTGGCCATAGGCAGCTACTTGGAAGACTACACAAACAAAGTCGAACTCATTCACTTCAACTACCACACCTTCAACTTCACCACCGATCCTCGTTTGGTGCTGGACCACCCATACGCCCCAACCAACCTCATGTTCTTCCCCTCCGACAACGATACCAACCCCGACCTCCTCGCCACTTCCGGCGACAACCTCAGACTCTGGCAAATTCACCACGACCACATTCAACTCAAGTCCCTCTTAATTGGTAACAAAGTCAGTGACCACTCCGCAATAACGTCGTTTGACTGGGCAGGGTTCGATCCTCGTCTTGTGGCCACTTCTAGCGTCGACACCACGTGCACCATTTGGGACATTGAAAGGGAATCCATGAATGCGCAGCTTGTGGCGCACGATAAAGAGGTGTATGATATTTCATGGGGTGGGCTTAACGTCTTTGCTTCTGTCTCTGGTGATGGTTCTGTTAGGGTGTTTGATCTGAGAGACAAGGAGAAATCGACCATCATTTATGAGAATCCGGTTCAAGATTGTCCCTTGTTGCGTCTCGAATGGAACAAAGCGGATCCCAGGTTTATGGCGACGGTTGGAATGAACAGCAGTAAGGTGGTGGTTATGGATATTAGGCAACCAACAACGCCTTTTATGGAGTTAAGTAAGCATAGGATGAGTGTTAATGGTGTATCGTGGTCCCCGGATATCGGACGGCATTTGTGCTCTGTTGGTGATGATTCAACGGCCTTGATTTGGGAGGTGATGGAAACGGGGGTTCAAGGTGGTTGTTGTGATGTAGAGCCCTTGATGTGGTATGGATCAACGGCTGAGATCAATCACGTGTGTTGGTCTCCTATGCAGTGGGACTGGATTGCACTTACTTTCTTAAATAATTTGCAACTACTCAAGGTGTAG